The Salinibaculum sp. SYNS191 genome has a window encoding:
- a CDS encoding aldo/keto reductase, with amino-acid sequence MEYTTLGQTGMEVSRICLGCMSFGTPDWREWVLDEAESQPIIERAIDLGINFFDTANMYSEGESERIVGNALEGRRDEMVVATKGYFQMDDDDPNSGGLSRKAIEQELDASRERLGMDTIDLYQIHRWDEDTPIEQTMRALDDAVRREKVRYLGASSMWTHQFAEALHTSERLGLDQFLTMQNHYSLLYREEEREMLPYCQKQDIGVIPWSPLARGYLARPHEEFDATTRGESDDYAKEHPYFEGNGQEINERVQELADQKDATMAQIALSWVLHKDWVDAPIVGTTSVEHLEDAVAALDISLSDSDIEWLEEPYEPVSVSGHE; translated from the coding sequence ATGGAGTACACGACACTCGGCCAGACCGGCATGGAGGTCAGCCGCATCTGCCTGGGCTGTATGAGCTTCGGGACGCCCGACTGGCGGGAGTGGGTCTTAGACGAGGCGGAGAGCCAGCCCATCATCGAGCGGGCCATCGACCTCGGCATCAACTTCTTCGACACCGCCAACATGTACTCGGAGGGCGAGTCCGAGCGCATCGTCGGGAATGCACTGGAGGGCCGCCGCGACGAGATGGTCGTCGCCACGAAGGGCTACTTCCAGATGGACGACGACGACCCCAACTCCGGCGGGCTCTCCCGGAAGGCAATCGAGCAGGAACTCGACGCCAGCCGCGAGCGCCTGGGGATGGACACTATCGACCTCTACCAGATTCACCGCTGGGACGAGGACACGCCCATCGAGCAGACCATGCGCGCGCTCGACGACGCCGTCCGCCGCGAGAAGGTCCGCTACCTCGGCGCGAGTTCGATGTGGACCCACCAGTTCGCGGAGGCGCTGCACACCAGCGAGCGCCTGGGCCTGGACCAGTTTCTCACGATGCAGAACCACTACAGCCTCCTCTACCGCGAGGAGGAACGCGAGATGCTGCCGTACTGCCAGAAGCAGGACATCGGCGTCATCCCGTGGAGCCCGCTGGCGCGGGGCTATCTCGCCCGGCCCCACGAGGAGTTCGACGCGACGACCCGCGGGGAGTCCGACGACTACGCGAAGGAACACCCCTACTTCGAGGGCAACGGCCAGGAAATAAACGAGCGCGTGCAGGAACTGGCCGACCAGAAGGACGCCACGATGGCCCAGATTGCGCTGTCGTGGGTGCTCCACAAGGACTGGGTGGACGCGCCCATCGTCGGCACGACCAGCGTCGAGCACCTGGAGGACGCCGTGGCGGCGCTGGACATCTCACTCTCTGACAGCGATATCGAGTGGCTGGAGGAGCCCTACGAGCCGGTCAGCGTCAGCGGCCACGAGTGA
- a CDS encoding ArsR/SmtB family transcription factor yields the protein MSETDSDSTLDEVFGAVADETRLAILRALWEERTAGEGRDHEPVSFSALREAVGVRDSGRFNYHLDQLVPNFVHDAEDGYRLTYAGRRIIGAAVSGAYTDTGTELAATPVGSCSDPECDGEIAARYGAGTVSVECDTCDAESVISAPPILVGAHDPAEDPDVLDRFVLTVIQKTVRGFCRLCSGPMEARVARGELDGWHDEGVTVVHECQECGSTSYTPAVATVIDHPAVVSLLHDAGVDYRDGLLWRETSAFDWEESVVGEDPVRVAVTIRAGGEELVVTLDETLDVVDYGDE from the coding sequence GTGTCAGAGACGGACTCCGACAGCACTCTCGACGAGGTGTTCGGCGCAGTCGCCGACGAGACCCGTCTCGCCATCCTCCGTGCGCTCTGGGAAGAGCGGACGGCCGGGGAGGGACGGGACCACGAACCGGTCTCCTTCTCGGCGCTGCGGGAGGCGGTCGGCGTCCGTGACTCCGGTCGGTTCAACTACCACCTCGACCAGCTGGTCCCCAACTTCGTCCACGACGCGGAGGACGGCTACAGGCTGACCTACGCCGGCAGGCGGATAATCGGGGCCGCCGTCTCCGGGGCCTACACGGATACCGGGACGGAACTCGCAGCGACACCGGTCGGCTCCTGTTCGGACCCCGAGTGCGACGGGGAGATAGCCGCCCGCTACGGCGCTGGTACCGTCAGCGTCGAGTGCGACACCTGCGATGCCGAGTCGGTAATCTCCGCGCCGCCGATTCTCGTGGGGGCACACGACCCCGCGGAGGACCCGGACGTCCTCGACCGGTTCGTGCTCACGGTCATCCAGAAGACGGTTCGGGGCTTCTGTCGCCTCTGTAGCGGCCCGATGGAGGCGCGCGTCGCCCGAGGGGAACTCGACGGGTGGCACGACGAGGGGGTGACGGTCGTCCACGAGTGCCAGGAGTGCGGGTCGACCTCCTACACCCCCGCCGTGGCGACGGTTATCGACCACCCCGCCGTCGTCTCACTGCTGCACGACGCCGGCGTCGACTACCGGGACGGCCTCCTCTGGCGGGAGACGAGCGCGTTCGACTGGGAGGAGAGCGTGGTCGGCGAGGACCCGGTCAGGGTCGCGGTGACGATACGCGCCGGCGGCGAGGAACTCGTGGTCACGCTCGACGAGACTCTCGACGTCGTGGACTACGGCGACGAGTGA
- a CDS encoding ABC transporter permease: MSDDGLLADARTTIARRELASLSREKTIVLALLIQLFIAAFSSFLVVGLTSLYDPSSVESGQVTVGVTGETQDELLAAAREADGLQTRAYADRGQALEAFDEGRVNAVLTGTTVPTDSGSKLSVIATAPAENIRTTLIVVQIRGVLTELESQERDRRAASLTFQPIEPPAESDSSPYFGFTYTVLIPLLLFLPPFISGSVSVDAITEEIERGTLELLRVAPVSLVDIVDGKAAGMILLAPLQAALWILLLSVNNIAIANVVPILLFVTAIATIVVVVGTLLGLLTAKRRQAQLLYSVLVIVLFGAAVLLPEHPATTAAKLAVDSATATTYAHVAGFAVLAVALYAVTRRYADGIDAESL, from the coding sequence TTGTCTGACGACGGCCTCCTCGCGGATGCCCGGACGACCATCGCCAGGCGGGAACTGGCGTCGCTGTCCCGCGAGAAGACCATCGTGCTCGCGCTGCTCATCCAGCTTTTCATCGCCGCGTTCTCGTCGTTCCTGGTGGTCGGGCTGACCTCGCTGTACGACCCCAGTTCCGTCGAGAGCGGCCAGGTGACCGTCGGCGTGACCGGCGAGACGCAGGACGAACTGCTCGCCGCGGCCCGCGAGGCGGACGGCCTGCAGACGCGGGCTTACGCGGACCGCGGGCAGGCCCTGGAGGCGTTCGACGAGGGCCGTGTCAACGCCGTCCTGACGGGCACGACGGTGCCGACGGACTCGGGGAGCAAGCTATCGGTGATAGCGACGGCACCAGCCGAGAACATCCGGACGACGCTCATCGTCGTCCAGATACGGGGGGTGCTGACCGAACTGGAGTCCCAGGAGCGCGACCGGCGGGCGGCGAGTCTCACCTTCCAGCCCATCGAACCGCCGGCGGAGTCCGACTCCAGCCCCTACTTCGGGTTCACCTACACCGTCCTGATTCCCCTCCTGCTCTTCTTGCCCCCCTTTATTAGCGGGTCGGTCTCGGTGGACGCAATCACGGAGGAGATAGAGCGCGGGACGCTGGAGTTGCTCCGGGTCGCGCCGGTGTCGCTGGTCGACATCGTCGACGGGAAGGCCGCGGGGATGATTCTGCTCGCCCCGCTGCAGGCGGCGCTGTGGATTCTGCTGCTGTCGGTCAACAACATCGCCATCGCGAACGTCGTCCCGATACTCCTGTTCGTGACCGCCATCGCCACTATCGTCGTGGTCGTCGGGACGCTGCTCGGCCTGCTGACTGCCAAGCGCCGGCAGGCCCAGTTGCTGTACTCGGTGCTGGTCATCGTCCTCTTCGGCGCGGCCGTCCTGCTGCCAGAACACCCCGCGACGACGGCCGCGAAACTCGCCGTCGACAGCGCTACGGCGACGACCTACGCCCACGTCGCCGGCTTCGCCGTCCTCGCCGTCGCCCTCTATGCGGTCACGCGCCGCTACGCGGACGGTATCGACGCAGAGTCACTGTAG
- a CDS encoding PrsW family intramembrane metalloprotease translates to MNPRKLLRIAKWEVTKNAGGIDRRTIIVAAVAIAFIGVLAPFVAGQGAVLDEGLYRVGVTGDSPYYEVVQDDDTFAVRPPEEAELGESIDLLVQGRDVYAVDSPKSKAAAEELRNSVERYNTEQLRQEDNRTAAFPVSVTLQYRDQSGAGTSFRVDSGAGGDGGATDGGSGTDGGSGTDGDGTTGGSGDGSGTDGGSGAAAGGSGGGSTGGAAGGLGGLGSQLTGDDTTVDSPSNISPPFPFQSLVLAFVFIIPLNFLIQAYGSTILSERLNRRGELLLVSPVSRFDIIGGKTLPYFAGALLVEGAIAVGLTYLSTGELGGLVSLVAVAPVVLLFLSATFLGAMFARSFKELTFVTVTITVSLTSYAFVPAIFTDVNPIALISPLTIVVRDLQGQAVSATEFLFSVTPPLLTAFVLFGLGAGLYREEDMFAQRSIPLKVLDALAGRVHTRWQVGLLTMLLLPFVFVLELLAIATLFALQELSIPLVLVAVAVVEEVAKSLHVYAGYAHRRFSKGLTTALIVGAISGVGFFLAEKLTAIAQLVGLEDIATGQAGLQTGLIQGSDPLLLLGASLLAPLLLHVVTAAISAVGASRNRRAYAAALTTAIVVHFAYNYTVFTVVSDLV, encoded by the coding sequence CGATTATCGTCGCCGCCGTCGCCATCGCCTTCATCGGCGTGCTCGCGCCGTTCGTGGCCGGGCAGGGCGCGGTACTCGACGAGGGGCTGTACCGCGTCGGCGTCACCGGGGACAGCCCCTACTACGAGGTGGTGCAGGACGACGACACCTTCGCCGTCCGGCCGCCCGAGGAGGCGGAACTGGGCGAGTCCATCGACCTGCTCGTCCAGGGACGGGACGTCTACGCGGTCGACTCGCCGAAGAGCAAAGCGGCCGCGGAGGAACTGCGCAACTCTGTCGAGCGCTACAACACCGAGCAGTTGCGACAGGAGGACAACCGAACCGCCGCCTTCCCCGTCTCGGTCACGCTGCAGTACCGCGACCAGTCCGGTGCCGGCACGTCCTTCCGCGTCGACAGCGGGGCCGGCGGTGACGGTGGTGCGACTGACGGTGGCAGCGGGACCGACGGCGGCAGTGGCACTGACGGCGACGGCACGACCGGCGGTTCGGGTGACGGGAGCGGAACCGACGGTGGAAGCGGAGCCGCGGCCGGCGGCAGCGGGGGCGGCAGTACCGGCGGCGCGGCTGGTGGCCTCGGCGGCCTCGGCTCGCAACTCACCGGCGACGACACGACCGTCGACTCGCCGTCGAACATCTCGCCGCCCTTCCCCTTCCAGTCGCTCGTGCTCGCGTTCGTCTTCATTATCCCGCTGAACTTCCTCATCCAGGCCTACGGCAGCACCATCCTCTCCGAGCGGCTGAACCGCCGCGGGGAACTCCTGCTGGTCTCGCCCGTCTCCCGGTTCGACATCATCGGCGGGAAGACGCTGCCGTACTTCGCGGGCGCATTGCTCGTCGAGGGCGCCATCGCTGTCGGGCTGACCTACCTCTCGACGGGCGAACTCGGCGGCCTGGTCTCGCTGGTCGCCGTCGCCCCGGTGGTCCTCCTCTTTCTCTCGGCGACGTTCCTCGGCGCGATGTTCGCGCGGTCGTTCAAGGAACTCACCTTCGTGACGGTCACCATCACGGTGTCGCTGACCAGCTACGCCTTCGTTCCCGCCATCTTCACCGACGTCAACCCCATCGCGCTCATCTCGCCGCTGACCATCGTCGTTCGTGACCTGCAGGGCCAGGCGGTCTCTGCGACCGAGTTCCTGTTCTCCGTGACGCCGCCGCTTTTGACCGCCTTCGTGCTGTTCGGTCTCGGCGCCGGCCTGTACCGCGAGGAGGACATGTTCGCCCAGCGGTCGATTCCGCTGAAGGTGCTGGACGCGCTGGCCGGGCGGGTCCACACGCGCTGGCAGGTCGGCCTGCTCACGATGCTGTTGCTCCCCTTCGTCTTCGTGCTGGAACTGCTCGCCATCGCGACGCTGTTTGCCCTGCAGGAGCTGTCGATTCCGCTCGTGCTCGTCGCCGTGGCGGTCGTCGAGGAGGTAGCCAAGAGCCTGCACGTCTACGCCGGCTACGCCCACCGGCGCTTCTCGAAGGGACTGACGACCGCACTAATCGTCGGCGCCATCAGCGGCGTCGGCTTCTTCCTCGCGGAGAAGCTGACGGCCATCGCTCAACTGGTCGGACTGGAGGACATCGCGACCGGCCAGGCGGGACTGCAGACCGGACTCATCCAGGGGTCGGACCCGCTGCTCTTGCTCGGTGCCTCGCTGCTCGCGCCGCTGCTCTTGCACGTCGTCACCGCCGCCATCTCGGCGGTCGGGGCCAGCCGGAACCGGCGGGCCTACGCCGCCGCGCTGACCACCGCCATCGTCGTCCACTTCGCGTACAACTACACGGTCTTCACGGTGGTGAGCGACCTTGTCTGA